A single region of the Mycobacterium lentiflavum genome encodes:
- a CDS encoding acyl-CoA dehydrogenase, with amino-acid sequence MGHYIANVRDLEFNIFEVLEVDAVLGAGQYSELDADTVRTILSEAARLAEGPVAETFAFADRHPPVFDPDAHTISVAPELAKTVQAIKDAEWWRLGLAEDIGGMPAPPPLAWAVNEMIFCANPSASFFCLGPFMAQALYVEGDEEQKRWAAEGVERGWAATMVLTEPDAGSDVGAGRSKAIEQPDGTWHIEGVKRFISGGDVGDTADNVFHLVLARPEGAGPGTKGLSLFYVPNYLFDPDTFELGSRNGVFVTGLEHKMGIKSSPTCEVTFGATEVPAVGYLVGGVHNGIAQMFTVIEHARMTIGVKAAGTLSTGYLNALAYAKERVQGADLTQMTDKTAPRVSIMHHPDVRRSLMTQKAYAEGLRALYMYAAAHQDDALAQQVSGADHEMAHRVDDLLLPIVKGVSSERAYEILTESLQTLGGSGFLQDYPLEQYIRDSKIDSLYEGTTAIQALDFFFRKIVRDHGAALQFVTAQISNTIDNCDEALKAQAQAVQTALDEVTAMTGALTGYLMSATQHPTEIYKVGLGSVRYLLAVGDLLIGWRLLVQAGVAHAALADNPAKKDVAFYQGKIATSAFFGKNMLPKLTSLRRVIESIDDDIMRISEDAF; translated from the coding sequence TTGGGCCACTACATCGCTAACGTCCGTGATCTCGAGTTCAACATCTTCGAAGTCCTCGAGGTAGACGCTGTTCTCGGCGCCGGGCAGTACAGCGAGCTGGACGCCGACACGGTACGGACCATCCTGTCCGAAGCCGCTCGCCTGGCCGAGGGCCCTGTCGCCGAAACCTTCGCGTTCGCCGACCGCCACCCACCGGTCTTCGATCCCGACGCGCACACGATCAGCGTGGCGCCCGAATTGGCCAAGACGGTGCAGGCGATCAAGGACGCCGAGTGGTGGCGGCTGGGCCTGGCCGAAGACATCGGCGGCATGCCCGCGCCGCCGCCGCTGGCGTGGGCGGTCAACGAAATGATCTTCTGCGCCAACCCATCTGCCAGCTTCTTCTGCCTGGGTCCCTTTATGGCGCAAGCGCTTTACGTCGAGGGGGACGAGGAGCAGAAGCGTTGGGCGGCAGAGGGCGTCGAGCGCGGCTGGGCCGCCACGATGGTGCTCACCGAACCAGATGCGGGCTCCGATGTCGGCGCCGGACGCAGCAAGGCGATCGAGCAACCCGACGGCACCTGGCACATCGAGGGCGTCAAGCGGTTCATCTCCGGCGGCGACGTAGGCGACACCGCCGACAACGTTTTTCATCTCGTGCTGGCCCGCCCGGAGGGTGCCGGCCCCGGCACCAAGGGCCTGAGCTTGTTCTACGTGCCCAACTATCTGTTCGACCCCGACACGTTCGAACTCGGTTCCCGCAACGGGGTTTTCGTGACGGGGCTCGAACACAAGATGGGCATCAAGTCGTCTCCGACCTGCGAGGTGACGTTTGGCGCCACGGAGGTGCCGGCGGTGGGTTACCTGGTCGGCGGCGTGCACAACGGGATCGCGCAGATGTTCACCGTGATCGAGCACGCGCGCATGACCATCGGCGTCAAGGCCGCCGGCACCCTTTCCACCGGCTACCTCAACGCGTTGGCCTACGCCAAGGAGCGGGTGCAGGGTGCCGATCTGACCCAGATGACCGACAAGACCGCACCGCGGGTCTCGATCATGCACCACCCCGATGTGCGTCGCAGTCTGATGACCCAGAAGGCTTACGCCGAAGGATTGCGGGCACTTTACATGTATGCCGCGGCGCATCAGGATGATGCTCTGGCACAACAGGTTTCGGGCGCCGACCATGAAATGGCGCACCGCGTCGACGATCTGCTGCTGCCCATCGTCAAGGGGGTGAGCTCGGAGCGAGCCTACGAGATCCTGACCGAGTCGTTGCAGACGCTGGGCGGCTCGGGCTTCCTGCAGGACTACCCGCTGGAGCAGTACATCCGCGACTCCAAGATCGATTCGCTCTACGAGGGCACCACCGCGATCCAGGCCCTGGACTTCTTCTTCCGCAAGATCGTCCGCGACCACGGCGCGGCGCTGCAATTTGTCACCGCTCAGATCAGCAACACGATCGACAACTGCGACGAGGCGCTGAAAGCGCAAGCGCAGGCGGTGCAAACCGCCCTCGACGAGGTCACCGCGATGACGGGCGCGTTGACCGGTTATCTGATGTCCGCGACGCAGCACCCGACCGAGATTTACAAGGTGGGGCTAGGTTCGGTGCGCTACCTGCTCGCGGTCGGCGACCTGCTGATCGGCTGGCGACTGCTGGTGCAGGCCGGGGTCGCGCATGCGGCGCTGGCCGACAACCCTGCCAAGAAGGACGTTGCGTTCTATCAGGGCAAGATCGCGACGTCGGCGTTCTTCGGCAAGAACATGCTGCCGAAACTGACCTCGCTGCGCCGCGTCATCGAATCCATCGACGACGACATCATGCGCATTTCCGAAGACGCTTTCTGA
- the trxA gene encoding thioredoxin, with the protein MTTQDLTAEQFNATIENNDIVLVDFWASWCGPCRQFGPTFQASSEKHPDIVHAKVDTEAEQQLAAAAQIRSIPTLMAFKKGKLLFNQPGALPPAALEDLVQQIRDFDVEAAQADQA; encoded by the coding sequence GTGACAACACAGGATCTCACTGCGGAGCAGTTCAACGCGACCATCGAAAACAACGACATCGTGCTGGTCGACTTTTGGGCTTCCTGGTGCGGGCCGTGCCGCCAGTTCGGACCGACTTTCCAGGCGTCGTCGGAGAAGCACCCCGACATCGTCCACGCCAAGGTCGACACCGAGGCCGAACAACAGCTCGCCGCTGCCGCTCAGATTCGGTCTATTCCGACGCTGATGGCGTTCAAGAAGGGCAAACTGCTGTTCAACCAGCCCGGGGCACTGCCGCCGGCGGCGCTGGAAGACCTAGTGCAGCAAATCAGAGACTTCGACGTCGAGGCGGCTCAGGCAGATCAAGCCTGA
- a CDS encoding enoyl-CoA hydratase: MSLVLVEHPRPGVALITLNRPERMNSMAFDVMVPLKAALEEVTYDNSVRVVVLTGAGKGFSSGADHKSAGTVPNVDGLTRPTYALRSMELLDDVILALRRMHQPVIAAVNGAAIGGGLCLSLAADIRVASTNAYFRAAGINNGLTASELGLSYLLPRAIGASRAFEIMLTGRDVTAEEAERIGLVSCQVPEGQLLDTCYAIAARIAAFSRPGVELTKRTLWSGLDAGSLEGHMQAEGLGQLFVRLLTANFEEAVTARAERRPPVFTDEK; encoded by the coding sequence GTGAGTTTGGTACTCGTTGAACACCCGCGGCCCGGTGTGGCCCTAATCACCCTCAATCGGCCTGAGCGGATGAATTCCATGGCGTTCGACGTCATGGTGCCGCTGAAGGCGGCCCTCGAAGAGGTCACCTACGACAACTCCGTGCGGGTGGTCGTGCTGACCGGGGCGGGTAAGGGATTCTCCTCGGGTGCCGATCACAAGTCCGCTGGCACGGTGCCGAATGTGGACGGGCTGACCCGCCCGACGTATGCGTTGCGCTCCATGGAGCTGCTCGACGACGTCATTCTGGCGCTGCGGCGGATGCACCAGCCGGTCATCGCGGCGGTCAACGGCGCGGCCATCGGCGGTGGTTTGTGCCTGTCGCTGGCCGCCGACATCCGGGTGGCCTCCACCAACGCCTATTTTCGGGCCGCGGGTATCAACAACGGTCTGACCGCGAGCGAACTCGGTTTGTCCTACCTGTTGCCCAGGGCCATCGGCGCGTCGCGGGCGTTCGAGATCATGCTCACCGGTCGCGACGTGACCGCCGAGGAGGCCGAGCGCATCGGGCTGGTGTCGTGCCAGGTGCCCGAGGGTCAGTTGCTGGACACGTGCTACGCGATCGCCGCGCGGATCGCCGCGTTCTCGCGGCCCGGAGTCGAGTTGACCAAGCGCACACTGTGGAGTGGACTGGACGCCGGTAGCCTGGAGGGGCACATGCAAGCCGAAGGCTTGGGACAGCTTTTCGTCCGCCTGCTCACCGCGAACTTCGAAGAAGCGGTTACTGCGCGCGCAGAGCGGCGGCCCCCGGTATTCACCGACGAGAAATAA
- a CDS encoding ABC-F family ATP-binding cassette domain-containing protein: MITATDLEVRAGARILLSPDGPDLRIQPGDRIGLVGRNGAGKTTTLRILAGESEPYAGSLSRTGEIGYLPQDPKEGDLDVLARDRVLSARGLDVLLTDLEKQQALMAEVADDEARDRAIRRYGQLEERFVALGGYGAESEAGRICASLGLPERVMTQQLRTLSGGQRRRVELARILFAASDSGSSTTLLLDEPTNHLDADSLGWLRDFLRSHTGGLVVISHNVDLLADVVNRVWFLDAVRGEVDVYNMTWQKYLDARATDEQRRRRERANAERKATALRSQAAKLGAKATKAVAAQNMLRRADRMMASLDEERVADRVARIKFPTPAPCGRTPLVAKGLSKSYGSLEVFTGVDLAIDRGSRVVVLGLNGAGKTTLLRLLAGAETPDTGGLEPGHGLRMGYFAQEHDTIDNDASVWENIRHAAPSSGEQDLRGLLGAFMFSGPQLDQPAGTLSGGEKTRLALAGLVASTANVLLLDEPTNNLDPASREQVLDALRSYQGAVVLVTHDPGAAEALDPQRVVLLPDGTEDFWSEEYRDLIELA; encoded by the coding sequence GTGATCACAGCCACGGACCTTGAGGTCCGCGCTGGGGCGCGCATCTTGCTCTCACCCGACGGCCCCGACCTCCGGATCCAGCCCGGCGACCGCATCGGGCTGGTCGGGCGCAACGGGGCGGGCAAGACCACTACCCTGCGCATCCTGGCCGGGGAAAGCGAACCGTACGCCGGATCGCTTTCCCGCACCGGCGAAATCGGTTACCTGCCACAGGATCCCAAAGAAGGCGATCTCGACGTGCTGGCCCGCGACCGAGTGCTGTCGGCGCGCGGACTCGACGTCCTGCTCACCGATCTGGAGAAGCAGCAGGCGTTGATGGCCGAGGTCGCCGACGACGAGGCGCGCGACCGCGCGATCCGCCGGTACGGCCAACTGGAGGAGCGGTTCGTCGCGTTGGGAGGCTACGGCGCCGAAAGCGAGGCCGGCCGGATCTGCGCGAGTCTCGGTCTGCCGGAACGGGTCATGACGCAGCAACTGCGCACCCTGTCCGGCGGTCAGCGCCGCCGGGTAGAGCTGGCGCGCATCCTGTTCGCCGCCTCCGACAGCGGCTCGTCGACCACCCTGCTGCTCGACGAACCGACCAACCACCTCGACGCGGATTCCCTTGGCTGGCTGCGGGATTTCCTGCGGTCCCACACCGGCGGCCTGGTGGTCATCAGCCACAACGTCGACTTACTTGCCGACGTCGTCAACCGGGTGTGGTTTCTGGACGCCGTGCGCGGCGAGGTCGACGTCTACAACATGACGTGGCAGAAGTACCTCGATGCCCGGGCCACGGATGAACAGCGTCGCCGCCGCGAGCGCGCGAATGCCGAACGTAAGGCCACCGCGCTGCGTTCGCAGGCCGCCAAGCTCGGCGCGAAAGCCACCAAAGCCGTTGCGGCCCAAAACATGTTGCGACGTGCCGATCGGATGATGGCCTCGCTCGACGAGGAGCGGGTCGCCGACCGGGTGGCCCGGATCAAGTTTCCGACCCCGGCCCCGTGCGGGCGCACCCCGCTGGTGGCCAAGGGGCTGAGCAAGTCCTACGGATCGCTCGAGGTTTTCACCGGTGTCGACCTGGCGATCGACCGGGGCTCCCGGGTGGTGGTGCTGGGGCTCAACGGTGCGGGCAAGACGACGCTGCTGCGCCTGCTGGCCGGCGCCGAGACGCCCGACACCGGAGGGCTAGAACCCGGACACGGTTTGCGGATGGGCTATTTCGCGCAGGAGCACGACACCATCGACAACGACGCGTCGGTGTGGGAGAACATCCGGCACGCCGCACCTTCGTCGGGCGAGCAGGACCTGCGCGGGCTGCTCGGCGCCTTCATGTTCAGCGGTCCGCAGCTCGACCAGCCGGCGGGCACCTTGTCCGGTGGTGAGAAGACGCGACTCGCGCTGGCCGGTCTCGTGGCATCCACCGCCAACGTCTTGCTGCTCGACGAACCGACCAACAACCTCGATCCGGCGTCGCGGGAACAGGTGCTCGACGCGCTGCGCAGCTATCAAGGCGCGGTGGTGTTGGTGACCCACGATCCTGGAGCGGCCGAAGCCTTGGACCCGCAACGCGTTGTCTTGCTGCCCGACGGCACCGAGGACTTTTGGTCCGAGGAATACCGGGATCTGATCGAGCTCGCCTGA
- a CDS encoding helix-turn-helix domain-containing protein, whose protein sequence is MRTELLDELRTAYESGASIRTLVANTGRSYGSIHSMLRESGTTMRSRGGPNHTARHR, encoded by the coding sequence ATGCGCACCGAGTTATTGGACGAGCTGCGCACCGCCTACGAGAGTGGGGCGAGCATTCGGACGCTCGTTGCCAATACCGGCAGGTCATACGGGTCGATTCACAGTATGTTGCGCGAGTCGGGTACCACGATGCGCAGCCGCGGCGGGCCCAACCACACGGCTCGGCACCGCTAG
- a CDS encoding TetR/AcrR family transcriptional regulator — MPKVSEDHLAARRRQILDGARRCFAEHGYDRATVRRLEQSIGMSRGAIFHHFRDKDALFFALAHEDAERMADVASREGLIQVMRDMLAAPEQFDWLATRLEIARKLRNDPAFSRGWAERSAELAAATHDRLQRQQQAHRVRDDVPGDVLQCYLELVLDGLVARLASGEDPRRLAAVLDLVENSLRRNDSGPRQG, encoded by the coding sequence GTGCCCAAGGTCAGCGAGGACCATCTGGCGGCTCGGCGGCGTCAGATCCTTGATGGTGCTCGCCGTTGTTTCGCCGAACACGGCTATGACAGAGCCACGGTTCGGCGGCTGGAGCAGTCGATTGGGATGTCGCGTGGCGCGATCTTCCACCACTTCCGGGACAAGGACGCGCTGTTTTTCGCGCTCGCGCACGAGGACGCCGAGCGGATGGCCGACGTCGCGTCACGCGAAGGGCTGATCCAGGTGATGCGCGACATGCTCGCCGCACCTGAGCAGTTCGACTGGCTGGCCACCCGGTTGGAGATCGCGCGCAAGCTGCGCAACGATCCGGCGTTCAGCCGGGGATGGGCGGAGCGTTCCGCGGAACTGGCGGCCGCGACACACGATCGCCTGCAACGGCAGCAGCAAGCACACCGGGTGCGCGATGACGTACCCGGTGACGTGTTGCAGTGCTACCTGGAACTGGTCCTGGACGGATTGGTGGCCCGGCTGGCCTCCGGCGAAGACCCGCGGCGACTGGCCGCCGTTCTCGACCTGGTGGAGAACTCGCTGCGCCGCAACGATTCTGGGCCTCGGCAGGGCTAA
- a CDS encoding aconitate hydratase, producing the protein MTSKESVNSFGARDTLKVADKSYQIYRLDAVPNTEKLPYSLKVLAENLLRNEDGANITKDHIEAIANWDPNAEPSIEIQYTPARVVMQDFTGVPCIVDLATMREAIGDLGGKPEKVNPLAPADLVIDHSVIADLFGTADAFERNVEIEYERNGERYQFLRWGQGAFDDFKVVPPGTGIVHQVNIEYLASVVMTRADGAGTITAYPDTCVGTDSHTTMVNGLGVLGWGVGGIEAEAAMLGQPVSMLIPRVVGFKLTGEIQPGVTATDVVLTVTEMLRKHGVVGKFVEFYGKGVSEVPLANRATLGNMSPEFGSTAAIFPIDEETISYLKFTGRTDEQLALVEAYAKEQGMWHDPTHEPAFSEYLELDLSTVVPSIAGPKRPQDRIPLSHAKATFREQILSYVDGDEDGQQGYSKLDEAVEETFPASDPGAVSNGHADDVPQVHSAASHSKGRPSNPVTVRSDERGEFVLDHGAVVIAAVTSCTNTSNPEVMLGAALLARNAVEKGLTSKPWVKTTMAPGSQVVNDYYHKAGLWPYLEKLGFYLVGYGCTTCIGNSGPLPEEVSKAINDNDLSVTAVLSGNRNFEGRINPDVKMNYLASPPLVVAYALAGTMDFDFDRQPLGKDKDGNDVFLKDIWPSQKDVSDTIASAINSEMFTKNYGDVFKGDERWRNLPTPSGNTFEWNPDSTYVRKPPYFEGMPAEPEPVGDIRGARVLALLGDSVTTDHISPASSIKPGTPAAQYLDEHGVDRKDYNSFGSRRGNHEVMIRGTFANIRLRNLLLDDVSGGYTRDFTQDGAPQAFIYDAAQNYAAENIPLVVLGGKEYGSGSSRDWAAKGTRLLGVRAVIAESFERIHRSNLIGMGVIPLQFPAGKTAQELGLDGTEVFEITGIDALNDGKTPKTVHVKAAKDAGNDIEFDAVVRIDTPGEADYYRNGGILQYVLRNMLKSA; encoded by the coding sequence GTGACCAGCAAAGAATCTGTGAACTCGTTCGGAGCTCGCGACACCCTGAAGGTCGCCGACAAGAGTTACCAGATCTACCGTCTCGACGCAGTACCCAATACCGAGAAACTCCCCTACAGCCTGAAGGTTCTTGCCGAGAACCTGCTGCGCAACGAAGACGGCGCCAACATCACCAAGGACCACATCGAGGCGATCGCGAATTGGGATCCCAACGCGGAGCCCAGCATTGAGATCCAATACACCCCCGCACGGGTGGTCATGCAGGACTTCACCGGCGTGCCGTGCATCGTCGACCTGGCGACGATGCGCGAGGCCATCGGCGACCTGGGCGGCAAGCCGGAGAAGGTCAACCCGCTGGCGCCGGCCGACCTGGTGATCGACCACTCGGTGATCGCGGACCTGTTCGGCACCGCCGACGCCTTCGAGCGCAACGTCGAAATCGAGTACGAACGCAACGGCGAGCGTTACCAATTCCTGCGCTGGGGGCAGGGCGCTTTCGACGACTTCAAGGTCGTCCCGCCGGGCACCGGCATCGTGCACCAGGTCAACATCGAATATCTGGCCAGCGTGGTCATGACCCGCGCAGACGGCGCGGGAACAATCACCGCCTACCCCGACACCTGCGTGGGCACCGACTCGCACACCACGATGGTCAACGGCCTCGGCGTGCTCGGCTGGGGCGTGGGTGGCATCGAGGCCGAGGCCGCGATGTTGGGCCAGCCCGTGTCGATGCTGATTCCACGCGTCGTTGGTTTCAAGCTGACCGGCGAGATTCAGCCGGGCGTCACCGCCACCGATGTCGTGCTCACCGTCACCGAGATGTTGCGTAAGCACGGAGTGGTCGGCAAGTTCGTCGAGTTCTACGGCAAGGGCGTGTCGGAAGTGCCGTTGGCCAACCGCGCCACACTCGGCAACATGAGTCCCGAATTCGGTTCCACTGCAGCGATTTTCCCGATCGACGAGGAGACAATCTCCTACCTGAAGTTCACCGGCCGCACCGACGAGCAACTGGCGCTGGTCGAGGCCTACGCCAAAGAGCAGGGCATGTGGCACGACCCAACGCATGAGCCGGCGTTCTCGGAGTACCTCGAGCTCGACCTCTCCACGGTGGTGCCGTCGATCGCCGGTCCTAAGCGCCCGCAGGACCGAATCCCGTTGTCGCACGCCAAGGCAACCTTCCGCGAGCAGATCCTCAGCTACGTCGACGGCGACGAGGACGGCCAGCAGGGTTACTCGAAACTGGACGAGGCAGTCGAGGAGACTTTCCCGGCCAGCGATCCCGGCGCGGTGTCGAACGGACATGCCGACGACGTGCCCCAGGTGCATTCGGCCGCATCGCATTCCAAGGGGCGCCCCAGCAACCCCGTAACGGTGCGCTCCGACGAGCGTGGCGAATTCGTGCTCGACCACGGCGCGGTGGTGATCGCCGCGGTCACGTCGTGCACGAACACCTCCAACCCGGAGGTGATGCTGGGCGCAGCGCTGTTGGCCCGCAACGCGGTCGAGAAGGGCCTGACTTCCAAGCCGTGGGTGAAGACCACGATGGCCCCCGGTTCTCAGGTCGTCAACGACTACTACCACAAGGCCGGCCTGTGGCCGTACCTGGAGAAGCTCGGCTTCTATCTGGTCGGCTACGGGTGCACCACGTGTATCGGTAACTCCGGCCCGCTGCCCGAAGAGGTCTCGAAAGCCATTAACGACAACGACCTTTCGGTGACCGCGGTGCTGTCGGGCAACCGGAACTTCGAAGGCCGCATCAACCCGGACGTGAAGATGAACTACCTGGCTTCACCGCCGCTGGTGGTGGCCTACGCGCTGGCCGGGACCATGGACTTCGACTTCGATCGGCAGCCGCTCGGGAAAGATAAAGACGGCAACGATGTCTTCCTCAAGGACATCTGGCCGTCACAGAAAGACGTCTCCGACACCATCGCCTCGGCGATCAACTCCGAAATGTTCACCAAGAACTACGGCGACGTGTTCAAGGGCGACGAACGGTGGCGCAACCTGCCCACCCCGAGCGGCAATACCTTTGAGTGGAACCCAGATTCGACCTACGTGCGCAAGCCCCCCTACTTCGAGGGCATGCCTGCCGAGCCCGAGCCGGTCGGTGACATCAGAGGCGCCCGGGTGCTGGCGCTGCTGGGTGATTCGGTGACCACCGACCACATCTCCCCCGCCAGCAGCATCAAGCCGGGCACTCCGGCGGCGCAGTACCTCGACGAGCATGGCGTGGACCGCAAGGACTACAACTCCTTTGGGTCACGGCGCGGCAACCATGAGGTGATGATCCGCGGCACGTTCGCCAACATCCGACTGCGCAACTTGCTGCTCGACGACGTGTCCGGCGGCTACACCCGCGACTTCACCCAGGACGGTGCTCCGCAGGCCTTCATTTACGACGCTGCGCAAAACTATGCGGCAGAAAACATTCCGTTGGTAGTGCTGGGCGGCAAGGAGTACGGGTCGGGCTCGTCGCGAGACTGGGCCGCCAAGGGAACGCGGCTGCTGGGCGTGCGGGCGGTGATCGCCGAGTCGTTCGAGCGCATCCACCGCTCCAACCTGATCGGCATGGGCGTCATCCCACTGCAATTCCCCGCGGGCAAGACGGCCCAAGAGCTCGGGCTGGACGGCACCGAGGTCTTCGAGATCACCGGGATCGACGCGCTCAACGACGGCAAGACACCGAAGACGGTGCACGTCAAGGCCGCCAAGGACGCTGGGAACGACATCGAGTTCGACGCCGTGGTGCGCATCGACACCCCCGGTGAGGCCGACTACTACCGCAACGGCGGCATCTTGCAGTACGTGCTGCGCAACATGCTCAAGTCCGCCTAG
- a CDS encoding Rv1476 family membrane protein, protein MQPVLPAYIPQDVDVTAIKAQVAASGVSAPPDVMPALLVVVDQAHASGINLKIVLLDHNPPNDTPLRDISTVVGADYHDATVLTLSPNFVGTYSTQFPRVTLEAGEDIAKTGNPVVSAQHFLHELQTPEFPWTGLTIFLLVGVLAAAVGARFLQLRARRSATSVDAAATSDDEAAEGV, encoded by the coding sequence TTGCAGCCGGTTCTGCCTGCCTACATTCCGCAAGACGTGGACGTGACGGCCATCAAGGCGCAGGTCGCCGCGTCCGGGGTCAGCGCGCCTCCCGACGTCATGCCGGCCCTGCTCGTCGTTGTCGACCAAGCGCATGCCAGCGGCATCAACCTGAAAATCGTGTTGCTCGACCACAACCCGCCGAACGACACGCCGCTGCGCGATATCTCCACGGTGGTCGGCGCCGACTATCACGACGCGACCGTCTTGACGCTCAGCCCGAACTTCGTCGGCACCTACAGCACGCAGTTCCCGCGCGTCACGCTCGAGGCCGGCGAAGACATCGCCAAGACCGGCAATCCGGTGGTCTCGGCGCAGCATTTTTTGCACGAACTCCAAACCCCCGAATTCCCGTGGACCGGGCTGACTATTTTCCTGCTAGTCGGCGTGCTCGCCGCGGCCGTCGGCGCCCGCTTCCTGCAGTTGCGCGCCAGGCGGTCAGCAACCTCGGTCGACGCCGCGGCAACTTCCGACGACGAAGCCGCCGAGGGCGTCTAA
- the ripA gene encoding NlpC/P60 family peptidoglycan endopeptidase RipA, with amino-acid sequence MRRTRRGPAARPFARLVSPVIPTVLSLAMLVTTPGLAQADPNADSLGALIANVAKANQRLEDLSAEIQGEQEAVNKALVDVETARDNVTAAEHDLEVSQQSVKDANAAIAAAQRRFNTFAAATYMNGPSGSYLTARSPEDIIATESASRTLAASAQTVLDNLQRARTEQVNKESAARLAKQKAEKAAADAKSSQDAAVAALTNSKHKFEEQREQITRLAAERDEAQAKLQQAQLASAHWSTGGGGDVPTSGDRWDPGAPAAQAPSGGRHWDGWDPTLPMVPSANVPGDPVAVINQVLGISATSTQVTASMGKGFLQSIGILKPDDTGITNASPGGVGGRIPRVYGRQASEYVIRRGMSQIGVPYSWGGGNAAGPSKGIDSGAGITGFDCSGLVLYSFAGVGIKLPHYSGSQYNLGRKIPSSQMRRGDVIFYGPGGSQHVTIYLGQGQMLEAPDIGLKVRVAPVRTSGMTPYVVRYIDY; translated from the coding sequence ATGAGACGCACACGCCGGGGCCCTGCTGCGCGACCGTTCGCCAGGCTGGTCAGTCCGGTCATTCCCACGGTCCTGAGTCTGGCCATGCTGGTCACCACACCTGGTCTGGCGCAGGCTGATCCGAACGCCGACAGCCTCGGCGCGCTGATCGCCAACGTCGCCAAGGCCAACCAGCGGCTGGAGGACCTGAGCGCCGAAATCCAGGGCGAGCAAGAGGCCGTCAACAAGGCCCTGGTCGACGTCGAGACCGCCCGGGACAACGTGACCGCGGCCGAGCACGACCTTGAGGTCAGCCAGCAGTCGGTCAAGGATGCCAATGCGGCAATCGCGGCGGCCCAACGTCGTTTCAACACGTTCGCCGCCGCCACCTATATGAATGGCCCGTCGGGCAGCTACCTGACCGCACGCAGCCCCGAAGACATCATCGCGACCGAAAGCGCATCGAGGACCCTGGCGGCCAGTGCCCAGACGGTGCTCGACAACCTGCAGCGGGCCCGCACCGAGCAGGTGAACAAGGAGTCCGCGGCGCGGCTGGCCAAGCAGAAAGCCGAAAAGGCCGCTGCCGACGCGAAATCCAGCCAGGACGCCGCGGTGGCCGCGCTGACCAACTCGAAGCACAAGTTCGAAGAACAGCGTGAGCAGATCACCCGCCTGGCCGCCGAGCGTGACGAGGCTCAGGCCAAACTTCAGCAGGCCCAACTCGCGTCCGCCCATTGGTCGACCGGGGGCGGCGGCGATGTCCCGACGTCGGGTGACCGGTGGGATCCGGGAGCACCGGCCGCGCAAGCCCCGTCCGGCGGACGGCACTGGGACGGTTGGGATCCCACGCTTCCGATGGTGCCGAGTGCCAACGTGCCGGGTGACCCGGTCGCCGTGATCAACCAGGTGCTGGGCATCTCGGCCACCTCCACGCAGGTGACCGCCAGCATGGGGAAGGGCTTCCTGCAGTCCATCGGCATCCTCAAGCCCGACGACACCGGGATCACCAACGCCTCACCGGGTGGGGTAGGTGGACGCATCCCGCGCGTCTACGGTCGGCAGGCGTCCGAATACGTGATCCGGCGCGGCATGTCGCAGATCGGCGTGCCCTACTCCTGGGGCGGTGGCAACGCGGCCGGCCCGAGTAAAGGTATCGACTCCGGCGCCGGGATCACCGGCTTCGACTGCTCGGGCCTGGTCTTGTACTCCTTCGCCGGGGTGGGCATCAAGCTGCCGCACTACTCCGGTTCGCAGTACAACCTGGGCCGCAAGATCCCGTCCTCCCAGATGCGTCGCGGCGACGTCATCTTCTACGGCCCGGGCGGTAGCCAGCACGTGACCATCTACCTCGGTCAAGGCCAGATGCTCGAGGCCCCCGACATCGGTTTGAAGGTGCGTGTTGCGCCCGTGCGCACCAGCGGCATGACGCCGTACGTGGTTCGCTATATCGATTATTAA